A part of Arachis hypogaea cultivar Tifrunner chromosome 12, arahy.Tifrunner.gnm2.J5K5, whole genome shotgun sequence genomic DNA contains:
- the LOC112728859 gene encoding large ribosomal subunit protein P2-like, translating to MKVIAAYLLAVLGGNKNPSAKDIKGILGSVGAEAEDNMIELLMSQLKGKDITEVIAAGREQLASVPSGGGGGVAVAAAPAGGGGAAAAAPAAAPAKKEEKVEEKEESDDDMGFSLFD from the exons ATGAAGGTGATTGCTGCATATTTGCTTGCTGTTCTTGGAGGCAACAAAAACCCTTCTGCTAAAGACATCAAGGGCATCCTTGGCTCTG TTGGAGCAGAAGCAGAGGATAATATGATTGAACTGTTGATGTCTCAGCTGAAGGGGAAGGATATAACTGAGGTTATTGCTGCCGGCAGGGAACAGTTAGCCTCTGTGCCTtccggtggtggtggtggtgtcgCTGTTGCCGCTGCTCCCGCCGGAGGAGGaggtgctgctgctgctgctccgGCAGCTGCTCCAgctaagaaagaagaaaaggtggAGGAAAAAGAGGAATCCGATGAT GATATGGGCTTCAGTCTCTTCGATTAA
- the LOC112728860 gene encoding monodehydroascorbate reductase, producing the protein MAKTFKYVILGGGVAAGYAAREFAKQGLKPGELAIISKEAVAPYERPALSKAYLFPESPARLPGFHVCVGSGGERLLPEWYNEKGIELILSTEIVKADLAAKSLTSAGGETFSYQILLIATGSTVIRLSDFGVQGADAKNIFYLREVDDADKLYEAIKAKKNGKAVVVGGGYIGLELSAVLRLNNLDVTMVYPEPWCMPRLFTSGIAAFYEGYYAKKGVNIIKGTVAVGFTANSDGEVKEVKLKDGRVLEADIVVVGVGGRPQTALFKGQVEEEKGGIKTDAFFKTSVPNVYAVGDVATFPLKLYNELRRVEHVDHSRKSAEQAAKAIKAAEEGKTVEEYDYLPYFYSRSFELSWQFYGDNVGDTVLFGDSSPESSKPKFGSYWIKDGKVVGAFLESGTPEENQAIAKVARVQPPVQDVDQLASEGLSFASKI; encoded by the exons ATGGCGAAGACCTTCAAGTACGTTATCCTCGGTGGAGGTGTTGCTGCT GGTTATGCAGCAAGGGAATTTGCTAAACAGGGACTTAAGCCTGGGGAGCTGGCAATCATATCCAAAGAAGCG GTAGCACCTTATGAACGTCCTGCACTAAGCAAAGCTTACCTTTTTCCTGAGT CCCCTGCTAGACTTCCTGGTTTCCATGTTTGTGTTGGAAGTGGAGGAGAAAGATTGCTTCCTGAGTGGTACAATGAGAAAG GTATAGAGTTGATTCTTAGCACAGAAATAGTGAAAGCAGACCTTGCTGCAAAATCTCTGACAAGTGCAGGAGGAGAAACATTCAGTTACCAGATTTTGTTGATTGCAACCGGCTCAACT GTTATAAGGTTGAGTGATTTTGGTGTTCAAGGAGCTGATGCCAAAAACATCTTTTACTTGAGGGAAGTTGATGATGCTGATAAACTATACGAAGCAATTAAAGCAAAGAAAAATGGCAAAGCTGTGGTTGTTGGAGGTGGATACATTGGTCTGGAGCTTAGTGCAGTGTTGAGACTCAACAATCTTGATGTTACCATGGTCTATCCAGAGCCTTGGTGTA TGCCAAGACTTTTTACATCTGGCATAGCTGCTTTCTATGAGGGATACTATGCAAAAAAGGGGGTCAATATTATTAAAGGAACGGTTGCTGTTGGATTCACTGCAAATTCTGATGGAGAG GTGAAAGAAGTCAAACTAAAGGATGGCAGGGTCCTAGAAGCTGATATCGTTGTTGTTGGTGTTGGAGGAAGGCCACAAACAGCCTTATTCAAGGGACAGGTTGAAGAAGAGAAGGGTGGAATCAAG ACGGATGCCTTCTTCAAGACCAGTGTTCCTAATGTATACGCCGTTGGTGATGTTGCTACTTTTCCCTTAAAATTATATAATGAGTTGAGAAGAGTTGAACATGTCGATCATTCTCGCAAATCAGCTGAACAAGCTGCGAAG GCCATCAAAGCTGCTGAAGAAGGGAAAACAGTTGAGGAGTATGATTACCTTCCATACTTCTATTCGCGCTCATTTGAACTGTCTTGGCAGTTCTACGGTGACAACGTAGGTGACACCGTGCTATTTGGAGACAGCAGCCCGGAGTCATCTAAGCCGAAGTTTGGGTCATACTGGATTAAAGATGGGAAAGTCGTCGGCGCCTTTTTGGAGAGTGGAACCCCTGAGGAGAACCAGGCTATTGCCAAAGTAGCAAGGGTGCAACCTCCAGTTCAGGATGTGGACCAACTTGCGAGTGAAGGTCTTTCCTTTGCTAGTAAAATATAG